The genomic window CGTGCTGGAGCCTCGTTCCAATACGATGAAGATGGGCTTATCCAAAAATGAGCTGGCGCCGTCACTCGGCCGCGCGGATGAGGTGTTTCTCTATCAGCCGCAGCATATTCCCTGGCAGGTGAGCGAAGTGGCGGAAGCCTGCGTGCAGCCGGCGCACTGCAGCGCCGATGTCGATACGCTGGTGGAAATGGTAGTGAAGACCGCGCAGCCGGGCGATTACATCCTGGTGATGAGCAATGGCGGCTTCGGCGGCATTCATGCCAAGCTTTTGCACCAGCTGGGGCAAAAAGCGGCGCGGTAGCGTTTCGGCGCGAGGTTAAGCTATGCCGTTCTCAGGCCAAAAAACCCCCGCAAGCGGGAGAAATTGTCTGCTAGACGATGAGGGAATCATCAAATCGCGATGGATTAATTCCGGACACAGGATTAACTGAGGGTCGCCGCGAGTTTGATGTGGTTTACAGAGAGTGTTTCACAACGTGACACATTGCACAGTGCTGCCAAAAAATAGGGGCCCCCTGAGGGTGACCTGCCGGCCGTGACCCGTGACAGTTACCGTGTTCATAAGCTTCAGTCACATGGTAGGCGCGGGGGCGCCTTTGGCGTCAGCCGCCTGATTCAATGCCTGGTGAATGTCGCTCGGTGCGCCGTCGACACCGCTGACGCTGCCCATTGGCTGTAAATCCTGGGTCTGCTGTAGCGAGATAGAGTCCACGGCGAAAGCACCGAAGGACAAAGCGGAAAGCGCCGTCATCAAGGGTAATACCGTTTTGGTGTTCATCATGTTTTTCCTCATCAGCCGCATCCCATATTCTGTACTGTGATGCACATCACGACGCTAAGTATACACTAGTAACTTGATGTGCTAATTTCTTGATAATAGTTTTTTATAAAACTTTAAGTGTAATTATGTTGTTATTAGAAGCAAAGATTATTAAATTTGCACAAAAAATAGCCGAACTTTGTTAAAGTCATGTAAAATCATGTGGATAAGATGATGTGGCTAAAAGTGTGGTCCATATCAGCATTTCTCACTGCCTCACAGATGAAGTCCTTTATTTCTGACAGGTAACACCGGATGTCACGCTATTTACCAAGGTGCAAAAGCTTACTGCTGGTAAGGAAATGTTAACAAGATGAGTCGTGGGCGCTTTACCGCTATGACGTTAGTTCGGAGCTTGAAGGCTACCCGGGGCGCAACGAGCTCAGGCGTCGATGATTCACTGTCAAAGCGTGCGCTCCCTTGGCATCACCGGGGAACGCTGCGCTGCTGGCATCGAGGGTCGCATTGGGCGGCGGAGCGGGTTAACGTCGGCGGTGAGAGCCGCCGAACACGAAGGAGAGGCGCCGTGAAGGGCCGCCTGACGGCGCATAAGGCGCAGATGGACGCCGGCGGATATCCCCCGGCGAAGCGGCTGACATGTCGCACCTTGGGCGTAGCAGGCTCTGATGGCAAAGGCGGGATCACAGTTCCTGGTTAAAATGGACCAGGATGAAGTGATACAACCGCTTGACTGAGAAGCCGGGGGCGGGTGTGGTAAAGACGGTATCATCGCCGGCGATGGTGCCGAGGATCCCCTCCGATTTCCCCAGCGAATCCAGCATCCGGGCGATGAGCTGGGCCGCGCCGGGACTGGTATGGATGACGACCAGTGCGTCATTATGATCCACATCCAGCACCAGATTTTTCAGCGGGCTGCTGGCAGTGGGAACGCCGAGCTCCGCCTGAAGGCAGTACACCATTTCCA from Sodalis glossinidius str. 'morsitans' includes these protein-coding regions:
- the argR gene encoding transcriptional regulator ArgR; protein product: MRNQSKQEELVKAFKALLKEEKFSSQGEIVLALQEAGFENINQSKVSRMLTKFGAVRTRNAKMEMVYCLQAELGVPTASSPLKNLVLDVDHNDALVVIHTSPGAAQLIARMLDSLGKSEGILGTIAGDDTVFTTPAPGFSVKRLYHFILVHFNQEL